In one Candidatus Leptovillus gracilis genomic region, the following are encoded:
- a CDS encoding type II toxin-antitoxin system Phd/YefM family antitoxin, translating to MQITNISDAKASLSKLIERVINGEEVIIGKSGKPVAKLVPYTLDTNPRQLGAGHWRGNIWMADDFAELPDDILNLFTEDGEDSEPAA from the coding sequence ATGCAAATCACAAATATTTCTGATGCCAAAGCAAGCTTATCAAAACTGATCGAAAGAGTGATAAATGGCGAAGAGGTCATTATCGGAAAATCCGGCAAACCCGTCGCCAAATTAGTGCCCTATACTCTGGATACAAATCCACGTCAATTGGGCGCAGGCCATTGGCGCGGTAACATATGGATGGCCGATGATTTTGCTGAACTGCCGGATGACATCCTGAATCTTTTTACAGAGGATGGTGAAGATAGTGAACCTGCTGCTTGA
- a CDS encoding DUF1449 family protein, translating into MLTETLAAIFAWYNLPFTIMLLFCGVLTALQLIGLGGDGDADADLDADFDADVDLDADLDADIDLDADADVDVDADAGGLSEMLSILAFVGVGKAPLLVVLLILLGSIGILGWTVNSLILAVFSSYPAWAFIVSLLVALIGGSLVSSRLARLIGRALPSISSTATAATGLVGRRGTVISSRVDGAYGLVRVRDQGGTLINVFAITAEDEPIGSQAEVALVEYDTQKKRYMVVPIGRR; encoded by the coding sequence ATGTTAACCGAAACCCTTGCAGCCATTTTCGCCTGGTACAACCTGCCCTTCACCATCATGCTCCTGTTCTGCGGCGTGCTGACCGCCCTCCAACTCATCGGCTTGGGCGGCGATGGCGACGCCGATGCCGACCTGGACGCCGATTTCGACGCTGATGTTGATCTCGATGCTGACCTGGACGCTGACATTGACCTGGATGCCGACGCCGACGTAGACGTAGACGCCGACGCTGGTGGCCTGTCCGAAATGTTATCCATCCTCGCCTTTGTTGGCGTGGGCAAAGCGCCTTTGCTGGTCGTGCTGCTTATTCTGTTGGGCAGCATTGGCATTCTGGGTTGGACGGTGAACAGCCTTATCCTGGCCGTTTTCAGCAGTTACCCGGCCTGGGCGTTTATCGTCAGCTTGCTTGTCGCCCTGATTGGCGGCAGCCTGGTCAGCTCCCGCCTGGCCCGGTTAATTGGCCGCGCCCTGCCCTCTATCAGCTCCACGGCCACGGCCGCCACCGGTCTGGTGGGCCGGCGCGGGACCGTGATCAGCTCCCGCGTAGATGGCGCTTACGGCCTGGTTCGTGTGCGTGACCAGGGCGGCACGCTCATCAACGTCTTCGCCATCACCGCCGAGGACGAACCGATTGGCAGCCAGGCGGAAGTGGCCCTGGTGGAGTATGACACGCAAAAGAAGCGATATATGGTTGTACCGATTGGCCGTAGATAA
- a CDS encoding type II toxin-antitoxin system VapC family toxin → MNLLLDTHAFLWAIDNNPRLSQKARDAIIDGNNIVFVSAATAWEITIKKSLGKLRVPDGDYREELKLHRFTPLDITTEHALMVERLPLHHKDPFDRMLIAQAQVEKLTLITGDPKIKAYTVPIIEM, encoded by the coding sequence GTGAACCTGCTGCTTGATACCCACGCTTTCCTATGGGCGATTGACAACAATCCCCGACTTTCACAAAAAGCGCGAGACGCCATTATAGATGGTAACAATATCGTCTTTGTGAGCGCAGCGACAGCCTGGGAGATTACTATCAAAAAGTCACTTGGCAAATTGAGAGTTCCAGATGGAGATTATCGAGAAGAGCTAAAATTGCATCGTTTCACGCCGCTTGATATCACAACAGAACATGCCCTCATGGTTGAAAGGTTGCCGCTGCATCATAAAGACCCGTTTGATCGGATGCTGATTGCCCAGGCGCAAGTAGAAAAACTAACGTTGATCACCGGCGACCCTAAGATAAAGGCTTACACGGTTCCAATTATTGAGATGTAG